From Rhodovastum atsumiense, a single genomic window includes:
- a CDS encoding FecCD family ABC transporter permease yields the protein MTAGLMRPLAGLIGRVMLHGIWIAAVLATAILAGICIGETRIPAGTVWQTLANNFFGAGYSLDRIDQGIVWNYRLTRALVAASCGAGLAVAGVILQSLLRNALADPYLLGISAGASTGAVLVTVAGLGAGAVSMSAGAFAGSLAAFLLVALLAHASGGGSGSRGTAQIVLAGIAGSQLFNALTALIITRSASAEQARGILFWLLGNLSGARWDNVTTAVPVAIGVTLLCLWQARALDAFTFGADSAVSLGVPVRQVQALLILCASLATAVMVSIVGSIGFVGLVVPHAARFLVGPRHSRLVPASALMGAIFLILADVVSRIAVQGQVLPIGVVTSLVGAPVFALILVRRRSAR from the coding sequence ATGACGGCTGGCCTGATGCGCCCCCTGGCTGGCCTGATCGGTCGGGTGATGCTTCATGGCATTTGGATCGCGGCGGTGCTCGCCACCGCGATCCTCGCCGGCATCTGCATCGGCGAGACGCGCATCCCGGCCGGGACAGTGTGGCAGACGCTGGCCAATAATTTCTTTGGCGCCGGCTACAGCCTGGATCGGATCGACCAGGGCATCGTGTGGAACTATCGCCTCACGCGCGCCCTTGTCGCCGCCAGTTGTGGTGCAGGCCTGGCAGTGGCGGGCGTGATCCTCCAATCGTTGTTACGTAACGCTCTGGCCGATCCGTACCTTCTTGGCATCTCCGCGGGCGCTTCGACCGGGGCGGTGCTGGTCACGGTGGCAGGCCTGGGCGCCGGGGCCGTGTCGATGTCGGCGGGCGCCTTCGCCGGATCGCTCGCCGCGTTTCTACTCGTGGCGCTGTTGGCACATGCCTCCGGCGGCGGGTCGGGATCGCGCGGTACAGCGCAGATCGTGCTGGCGGGGATTGCCGGTTCGCAGCTTTTCAATGCGCTGACTGCCCTCATCATCACCCGCTCGGCCAGCGCCGAGCAGGCGCGCGGCATCCTGTTCTGGCTGCTCGGCAATCTCAGCGGGGCGCGCTGGGACAACGTGACGACGGCGGTGCCGGTGGCGATCGGCGTCACACTGCTGTGCCTGTGGCAGGCGCGGGCGCTGGATGCCTTCACGTTCGGTGCCGATTCCGCGGTCTCACTGGGGGTGCCGGTTCGGCAGGTGCAGGCCTTGCTGATTCTCTGTGCCTCGCTGGCAACGGCGGTGATGGTCAGCATCGTCGGCAGCATTGGTTTCGTCGGCCTGGTGGTGCCACATGCTGCGCGCTTCCTGGTGGGACCGCGCCATTCCCGGCTGGTGCCTGCCTCGGCCCTGATGGGAGCCATATTCCTGATTCTGGCCGATGTCGTGTCACGCATCGCCGTGCAGGGCCAGGTGCTCCCCATCGGCGTCGTCACCTCGCTGGTCGGCGCACCGGTGTTTGCCCTCATCCTGGTGCGCAGGCGATCCGCGCGATGA
- a CDS encoding ABC transporter substrate-binding protein: MAPLRLAVATAGFCLLLSAAQAEPTQYPLNVGNCGHTLTFPAAPRNVVTIGQSVTEILYALGVGDHMAGTSLWFNDVLPAFKTQNDQVPRLDNNAPSFESVINKRPGLVATQFEWMIGPQGVVGTREQFHKLGVPTYIMPSDCEGKNNQVGADGTRTAPFTTDTLYKGITQLAQIFDRQDRGAELVADLRRREATAITRARALGLTDASAVFWFSSADLDLDPYVAGRKGIPAYMMGTLGLRNVVQSDEEWPTVGWETIARANPSVIVIARMDRRRFPADDYERKLAFLRTDPVTKEMAAVKGNRIVILDAHAMQATIRLVSGLETLTEAMARLRQ, translated from the coding sequence ATGGCCCCTCTGCGCCTCGCCGTCGCCACGGCAGGCTTTTGCCTGCTGCTGTCTGCCGCCCAGGCTGAACCCACGCAGTATCCGCTGAATGTCGGGAATTGCGGGCACACGCTGACGTTTCCCGCAGCACCACGGAACGTCGTGACGATCGGGCAATCGGTCACCGAAATCCTCTACGCCTTAGGGGTCGGCGACCACATGGCCGGCACCTCGCTCTGGTTCAACGACGTGCTGCCTGCTTTCAAGACGCAGAACGACCAGGTGCCGCGGCTGGACAACAATGCGCCGAGCTTCGAATCGGTTATCAACAAGCGCCCCGGCCTGGTGGCGACGCAGTTCGAGTGGATGATCGGCCCGCAAGGCGTGGTCGGTACGCGCGAGCAGTTCCACAAGCTCGGGGTTCCCACCTACATCATGCCTTCCGACTGCGAAGGCAAGAACAACCAGGTCGGGGCTGACGGTACCCGCACCGCGCCCTTCACCACAGACACACTCTACAAGGGCATCACCCAACTGGCGCAGATCTTCGACCGGCAGGATCGCGGTGCGGAACTGGTCGCCGATCTGCGCAGGCGTGAGGCGACGGCCATCACACGTGCCAGAGCCCTCGGGCTGACGGATGCCTCGGCGGTGTTCTGGTTCTCCAGCGCCGACCTGGATCTCGATCCCTATGTTGCCGGCCGGAAGGGCATCCCGGCTTACATGATGGGGACACTCGGCTTGCGTAACGTGGTCCAATCCGACGAAGAATGGCCCACCGTAGGCTGGGAGACCATCGCGCGCGCCAACCCTTCGGTGATTGTCATCGCGCGCATGGACCGTCGCCGCTTCCCGGCCGATGACTACGAAAGGAAGCTGGCTTTCCTGCGCACTGATCCGGTGACGAAGGAAATGGCAGCGGTGAAGGGCAACCGCATTGTCATCCTTGATGCGCACGCCATGCAGGCCACCATCCGCCTGGTGAGTGGGCTGGAGACGCTGACGGAGGCGATGGCCCGGCTCAGGCAATGA
- a CDS encoding thioredoxin family protein — translation MDLIIGQNQAGAGSASGDAMIIDGDQKTFMQDVIDASRTVPVLVDFWATWCGPCKQLTPALEKVVRQAGGRLKLVKIDIDKNRGLVQQLVQLGLPLQSVPTVAAFWQGQIADLFQGAVPESEVKRFAEALLKLAGGAMPGADLIAEAKAALEEGRAQEAAELFSAALHDEPENPEAWGGIIRALMALGQEDQAQQALEQVPPKIADHAEVAGARSALALAAEGRKARDQLSSFEARLAANPADHQARYDLATAFNAMGRREEAADALLEIIRRERGWNEDAARLQLLKFFEAWGFDDPATTAARRKLSSILFS, via the coding sequence ATGGACCTTATCATCGGGCAGAACCAGGCCGGCGCCGGTAGCGCCTCCGGCGACGCCATGATCATCGACGGCGATCAGAAGACCTTCATGCAGGACGTGATCGACGCGTCCCGCACCGTTCCTGTGCTCGTGGATTTCTGGGCCACCTGGTGCGGGCCCTGCAAGCAGCTCACCCCGGCGCTCGAGAAGGTCGTGCGGCAGGCCGGCGGCCGGTTGAAGCTGGTCAAGATCGACATCGACAAGAACCGCGGCCTGGTGCAGCAGCTGGTTCAGCTCGGCCTGCCGCTGCAGTCGGTGCCCACGGTCGCCGCCTTCTGGCAGGGCCAGATCGCCGACCTGTTCCAGGGGGCCGTCCCCGAATCGGAGGTGAAGCGCTTCGCCGAGGCGCTGCTGAAGCTCGCTGGCGGCGCGATGCCCGGCGCCGACCTGATCGCCGAGGCGAAGGCCGCGCTGGAGGAAGGCCGCGCCCAGGAGGCGGCCGAGCTGTTCTCCGCCGCCCTGCACGATGAGCCGGAGAACCCGGAGGCCTGGGGCGGCATCATCCGGGCGCTGATGGCGCTCGGCCAGGAAGACCAGGCGCAGCAGGCGCTCGAGCAGGTGCCGCCGAAGATCGCCGACCATGCCGAGGTCGCCGGCGCCCGCAGCGCGCTCGCCCTGGCCGCCGAGGGCCGCAAGGCGCGCGACCAGCTTTCCTCCTTCGAGGCCCGGCTGGCCGCCAATCCGGCCGATCATCAGGCACGCTATGATCTCGCCACGGCGTTCAACGCCATGGGGCGACGCGAGGAGGCCGCCGACGCGCTGCTGGAGATCATCCGCCGCGAGCGCGGCTGGAACGAGGACGCCGCGCGCCTGCAGTTGCTGAAATTCTTCGAGGCCTGGGGCTTCGACGACCCCGCCACCACGGCGGCGCGGCGCAAGCTGTCCTCGATCCTGTTCAGCTGA
- a CDS encoding LON peptidase substrate-binding domain-containing protein, with protein MDDPRPRLEDVPTEFPVFPLTGALLLPRGRLPLNIFEPRYLAMTEDALAAGRIFGMIQPDPLLPTGPSGPGLYRIGCLGRLSSFSETDDGRYLVTLTGLLRFTVVEELAPRRGYRRVRADLVRFAADLDPAAPMPRFDRPALLAALRAFFGRRGFEANWEAIERMPDETLVTTLCMVCPFEPAEQQALLEAETPDDRAAALAALLVMDTHAPGADSAPARPRAS; from the coding sequence ATGGACGACCCGCGCCCGCGGCTGGAGGACGTGCCGACGGAGTTCCCCGTCTTCCCGCTCACGGGCGCGTTGCTGCTGCCGCGGGGGCGGCTGCCGTTGAACATCTTCGAGCCGCGCTACCTCGCCATGACCGAGGACGCACTGGCGGCCGGGCGGATCTTCGGGATGATCCAGCCCGACCCCCTGCTGCCGACCGGGCCGAGCGGGCCAGGGCTCTACCGCATCGGCTGTCTCGGTCGGCTGTCTTCCTTCAGCGAGACCGATGACGGCCGGTACCTGGTCACGCTCACCGGGCTGCTGCGCTTCACCGTGGTCGAGGAACTGGCGCCGCGCCGCGGCTACCGGCGGGTGCGCGCCGACCTGGTCCGTTTCGCCGCCGATCTCGACCCCGCCGCGCCGATGCCCCGCTTCGACCGTCCCGCGCTGCTCGCCGCCCTGCGGGCCTTCTTCGGCCGCCGTGGCTTCGAGGCGAACTGGGAGGCGATCGAGCGCATGCCGGACGAGACGCTGGTGACCACGCTGTGCATGGTCTGCCCGTTCGAGCCGGCGGAGCAGCAGGCGTTGCTGGAAGCAGAGACGCCTGACGACCGTGCCGCGGCGCTGGCCGCCTTGCTGGTGATGGATACCCATGCCCCGGGGGCGGATTCGGCGCCGGCCCGCCCGCGGGCCAGTTGA
- a CDS encoding Trm112 family protein — protein sequence MADETASTTESAQPAPVDPRLLEILVCPVTKQGLQYDRAHNELISRAAGLAYPIRDGIPIMLPDEARRLDEV from the coding sequence ATGGCCGACGAGACCGCTTCGACGACCGAGTCTGCCCAGCCCGCGCCGGTCGACCCGCGGCTGCTGGAGATCCTGGTCTGTCCCGTGACCAAGCAGGGCCTGCAGTATGACCGTGCCCACAACGAGCTGATCAGCCGCGCCGCCGGCCTCGCTTATCCCATCCGCGACGGCATTCCCATCATGCTGCCGGACGAAGCCCGCCGGCTCGACGAGGTCTGA
- a CDS encoding gamma-butyrobetaine hydroxylase-like domain-containing protein, with the protein MPTPTEIRLLRAEKRLEVDFDDGSRFVYPAEYLRVESPSAEVQGHAPGERKTVPGRRHVGIMSLEPVGNYAIRILFDDLHGSGIYSWAYLYELGRDQPARWQRYLDELAAQGLSRDP; encoded by the coding sequence ATGCCCACCCCCACCGAGATCCGCCTCCTGCGTGCCGAGAAGCGGCTGGAGGTGGATTTCGATGACGGCAGCCGCTTCGTCTATCCCGCGGAATATCTGCGGGTGGAAAGCCCGAGCGCCGAGGTGCAGGGCCACGCCCCCGGTGAGCGCAAGACAGTGCCGGGGCGGCGCCATGTCGGCATCATGTCGCTGGAGCCGGTGGGCAACTATGCCATCCGCATCCTGTTCGACGACCTGCACGGCAGCGGCATCTACTCCTGGGCCTATCTCTACGAACTCGGGCGCGACCAGCCGGCGCGCTGGCAGCGCTACCTGGACGAGCTGGCGGCGCAGGGACTGAGCCGGGATCCCTGA
- a CDS encoding FAD:protein FMN transferase, which translates to MTPLRRRRFIAISAAMAGLPLLAPHAAPQPMLHVWRGSALGANAELQLHHPDPAEARRLIRDSLDEVARLERQLSLYQPDSALLRLNRDGALAAPPFDLLRLLAEAARFHALTDGAFDVTVQPLWDLYAGHFARAGADPAGPPAEAVAAALDRVGQHRIHLDADQITLRPGTAITLNGIAQGYVTDRVVERLRANGITQALVDMGEARALGGHPMGDAWQVGLEDPAAPGQIAETIPLRNRAVATSGGYGTRFDAAGRFNHIFDPADGRSSWRYAAISVIAPDATTADALSTAFSLLPPERVAELARQAGVTVHVARTDGTRVILA; encoded by the coding sequence GTGACCCCGCTGCGCCGCCGCCGCTTCATTGCCATCTCGGCCGCCATGGCCGGGCTGCCGCTGCTCGCGCCCCACGCCGCGCCGCAACCGATGCTGCATGTCTGGCGCGGCAGCGCGCTCGGCGCCAATGCGGAGCTGCAACTGCATCATCCCGATCCGGCAGAGGCGCGACGTCTGATCCGCGACAGCCTGGACGAGGTGGCACGGCTGGAGCGGCAGCTCAGCCTCTATCAGCCCGATTCGGCGCTGCTGCGACTGAACCGTGACGGTGCGCTGGCGGCGCCCCCCTTCGACCTGCTGCGCCTGCTGGCCGAGGCCGCGCGTTTCCATGCGCTGACCGATGGTGCCTTCGACGTGACGGTGCAGCCCTTGTGGGATCTTTATGCGGGGCATTTCGCCCGCGCCGGCGCGGATCCGGCGGGGCCACCGGCCGAGGCGGTCGCCGCCGCCCTGGACCGGGTCGGGCAACACCGCATCCACCTCGACGCGGATCAGATCACGCTGCGGCCCGGCACCGCCATCACGCTGAACGGCATCGCCCAGGGCTACGTCACCGACCGCGTGGTTGAAAGGCTGCGCGCCAACGGGATCACGCAGGCGCTGGTGGACATGGGCGAGGCCCGCGCGCTCGGCGGCCATCCCATGGGCGATGCCTGGCAGGTCGGGCTGGAGGATCCGGCCGCCCCCGGCCAGATCGCCGAGACGATTCCCCTGCGCAACCGCGCGGTGGCGACATCGGGTGGCTATGGCACGCGCTTCGACGCGGCCGGCCGCTTCAATCACATCTTCGATCCGGCGGACGGACGTTCGAGCTGGCGCTATGCGGCGATCTCGGTGATCGCCCCCGACGCCACCACGGCGGATGCGCTGTCCACCGCGTTTTCGCTGCTGCCGCCCGAACGCGTGGCGGAACTGGCGCGGCAGGCCGGCGTGACGGTGCACGTAGCCCGGACCGATGGCACGCGCGTGATCCTGGCATGA
- a CDS encoding nitrous oxide reductase accessory protein NosL yields MHRRRFLAACFALPVVACKEERAEAPPPPRPVTAAAIGTFCGMSLDEHPGPKGQIFVRDRADPYWFSTVRDAIAFTMLPEMPRDIAAIYVSDMARARDWDQPETWVTAQQALFVIGSRRRSGMQTDEAIPFGEAAAAHRFAAENGGQVLRFSEIPPAYIFPDGERS; encoded by the coding sequence ATGCACCGCCGCCGCTTCCTCGCCGCCTGCTTCGCGCTTCCGGTCGTCGCCTGCAAGGAGGAGCGGGCCGAGGCCCCACCACCGCCGCGCCCGGTGACCGCCGCCGCCATCGGCACGTTCTGCGGCATGTCGCTCGACGAACACCCGGGGCCGAAGGGGCAGATCTTCGTGCGCGACCGTGCCGATCCCTACTGGTTCTCTACCGTGCGCGACGCCATCGCCTTCACCATGTTGCCCGAGATGCCCAGGGACATCGCCGCCATCTATGTCAGCGACATGGCCCGCGCCCGCGACTGGGACCAGCCTGAGACATGGGTGACGGCACAGCAGGCACTGTTCGTCATCGGCAGCCGCCGGCGCAGCGGCATGCAGACCGACGAGGCGATCCCCTTCGGCGAGGCCGCGGCGGCGCACCGCTTCGCCGCCGAGAATGGCGGCCAGGTGCTGCGTTTCTCCGAAATCCCGCCGGCCTATATCTTCCCCGACGGAGAACGGTCGTGA
- a CDS encoding ABC transporter permease has protein sequence MRTVLLLATKEVRDGLRNRWVLATTLLLAVFALTLAFLGAAPTGAVKASPLAVTIVSLSSLSIFLLPLIALLLSHDTIVGEAERGTLALLLAYPVARWQVILGKFAGHVAILAFATTVGFGAAATALTATGGAEADAWPEFAALIGSSVLLGAVFVAIGTLVSTQVRERGTAGGIAIGIWLGCVLIWDMALLGLLVADQGRTVTAGLLDALLLLNPADAYRLLNLSGAGVGVFAGLADIAGRSALTPAVLTAALLAWIALPLAAAAALFARRPV, from the coding sequence ATGCGGACCGTGCTGCTGCTCGCCACCAAGGAAGTGCGCGACGGGCTGCGCAATCGCTGGGTGCTCGCCACCACGCTGCTGCTGGCCGTCTTCGCGCTGACGCTGGCCTTCCTCGGCGCCGCCCCGACCGGCGCGGTGAAAGCCAGCCCCCTCGCCGTCACCATTGTCAGCCTCTCCAGCCTCTCGATCTTCCTGCTGCCGCTGATCGCGTTGCTGCTGTCGCACGACACCATCGTCGGCGAGGCGGAGCGCGGCACGCTGGCGCTGCTGCTCGCCTATCCGGTGGCGCGCTGGCAGGTGATCCTGGGCAAGTTCGCCGGCCATGTCGCCATCCTGGCCTTCGCCACCACCGTGGGCTTCGGCGCCGCCGCGACCGCGCTGACCGCGACGGGCGGCGCTGAAGCGGACGCCTGGCCAGAATTCGCGGCGCTGATCGGATCATCCGTGCTGCTCGGCGCGGTGTTCGTCGCCATCGGCACCCTGGTCAGCACGCAGGTGCGCGAGCGCGGCACGGCCGGGGGGATCGCCATCGGCATCTGGCTCGGCTGCGTGCTGATCTGGGACATGGCACTGCTGGGCCTGCTGGTGGCCGACCAGGGCCGCACCGTCACGGCGGGCCTGCTGGACGCGCTGCTGCTGCTCAATCCCGCCGATGCCTACCGGCTACTCAATCTCTCGGGGGCCGGGGTCGGCGTGTTCGCGGGGCTGGCCGATATCGCCGGCCGATCCGCGCTGACGCCCGCGGTGCTGACCGCGGCGCTGCTGGCCTGGATCGCCCTGCCGCTCGCCGCCGCCGCCGCGCTGTTCGCCCGTCGTCCGGTCTGA
- a CDS encoding ABC transporter ATP-binding protein — MNEATIRLDGVTKTFGRQVAVQDIDLVLHPGECVGLVGHNGAGKSTLIKLMLGLIRPSAGTVRTLGGDPAGAEAGRARAALGYLPENVAFQPAMTGAETLAFYARLKRQDVRANAGLLARVGLAGAARRRVGTYSKGMRQRLGLAQALLGQPRALLLDEPTSGLDPAARQEFYEILRALRDAGACVLLSSHALAELEGQVDRVVVMDRGRKMADGSLSALRRLAGIRPRLRIRLAEAPRAVVNGPDDWAGWSPLPGGLLETVCDEADLPGLLRDLPPEVTEVDIVRPSLDDVYAAFLRREGDA, encoded by the coding sequence ATGAACGAGGCGACGATCCGGCTCGATGGCGTGACCAAGACCTTCGGGCGGCAGGTCGCGGTGCAGGACATCGACCTTGTTTTGCATCCGGGCGAGTGCGTCGGGCTGGTGGGCCATAACGGCGCGGGCAAGAGCACGCTCATCAAGCTGATGCTCGGCCTGATCCGCCCGAGTGCCGGCACGGTGCGCACGCTCGGCGGCGACCCGGCCGGGGCCGAGGCAGGACGGGCGCGCGCGGCGCTGGGCTACCTGCCGGAGAACGTCGCCTTCCAGCCGGCGATGACCGGGGCGGAGACACTGGCCTTCTACGCCCGGCTGAAGCGGCAGGACGTGCGCGCCAATGCCGGGCTGCTGGCGCGCGTCGGCCTCGCCGGAGCGGCGCGGCGGCGGGTCGGCACCTATTCGAAAGGCATGCGGCAGCGGCTGGGACTGGCGCAGGCGCTGCTCGGCCAACCGCGGGCGCTGCTGCTGGATGAGCCAACCTCCGGGCTCGATCCGGCGGCCCGCCAGGAATTCTACGAGATCCTGCGCGCCCTGCGCGATGCGGGGGCTTGCGTGCTGCTGTCGTCCCATGCGCTGGCCGAACTGGAAGGACAGGTGGACCGCGTGGTGGTGATGGATCGCGGCCGCAAGATGGCCGATGGCTCGCTCTCCGCGCTGCGCCGCCTGGCCGGCATCCGCCCGCGCCTGCGCATCCGGCTCGCGGAAGCGCCGCGCGCCGTGGTCAACGGACCCGATGACTGGGCGGGCTGGTCCCCCCTGCCCGGCGGCCTGCTGGAGACGGTGTGCGACGAGGCGGACCTGCCCGGACTGCTGCGCGACCTGCCCCCGGAGGTGACGGAGGTGGATATCGTTCGCCCCAGTCTCGATGACGTCTATGCGGCCTTCCTGCGCCGCGAGGGAGATGCCTGA
- a CDS encoding nitrous oxide reductase family maturation protein NosD, which yields MALGRALFLLLVLHLGVTGARAAEIPVPPGEALAEAIAQAAPGDTLRLASGIHRGSVVVDKPGLTLAGEPGTVIDGLSQGMAVRVTAAGVVLRGLTVRGSGLSLIDKHSGIFLDRGAHGAVVEETVLQENLIGIYLEGPRDVTVRHVTIDGLRRLRRPERGPAISIWNAPGARILDSDIAGGRDGVFSVSSRADIIRGNRFRDLRFAVHFMYTNDSEVADNVSVGNNVGYVMMYSDRLRLTGNVSDHDRDQGLLFNFANDSAISGNVVRGAEKCVFIYNANKNRFRDNWFEDCRLGVHFTAGSERNAISGNAFVANRTQVMYVGTRYLDWAVEGRGNYWSDNAAFDLDGDGIADAPYRPNDIIDQVVWRAPAAKLLMNSPAVQVVRWAQRQFPAIHPGGVVDSAPLMTPLRPPALARLEGGQ from the coding sequence ATGGCACTCGGCCGCGCGCTGTTCCTGTTGCTCGTCCTGCATCTTGGCGTGACGGGCGCGCGCGCGGCCGAAATCCCGGTACCACCGGGCGAGGCCCTGGCCGAGGCGATCGCGCAGGCCGCGCCGGGTGACACGCTGCGCCTCGCCAGCGGCATCCATCGCGGCAGCGTCGTGGTGGACAAGCCTGGGCTGACGCTCGCGGGCGAGCCGGGCACGGTGATCGACGGGCTGAGCCAGGGCATGGCGGTCCGTGTCACCGCCGCGGGCGTGGTGCTGCGCGGCCTGACCGTGCGCGGTTCCGGGCTCAGCCTGATCGACAAGCACTCCGGCATTTTCCTCGATCGTGGCGCGCATGGCGCGGTCGTGGAGGAGACCGTGCTGCAGGAAAACCTGATCGGCATCTATCTCGAAGGACCGCGCGACGTGACGGTGCGCCACGTGACCATCGACGGCCTGCGCCGGCTGCGCCGCCCCGAGCGTGGCCCCGCCATTTCCATCTGGAACGCACCGGGCGCCCGCATCCTCGACAGCGACATCGCCGGTGGGCGCGACGGCGTGTTCTCGGTCAGCAGCCGCGCCGATATCATCCGCGGCAACCGCTTCCGTGACCTGCGTTTCGCCGTGCATTTCATGTACACCAACGACAGCGAGGTCGCCGACAACGTTTCGGTTGGCAACAACGTCGGCTACGTCATGATGTATTCCGACCGGCTGAGGCTCACGGGGAACGTCTCCGACCACGACCGCGACCAGGGGCTGTTGTTCAACTTTGCCAACGATTCGGCGATCTCCGGCAACGTCGTGCGCGGTGCGGAAAAATGCGTGTTCATCTACAACGCCAACAAGAACCGCTTCCGCGACAACTGGTTCGAGGATTGCCGGCTTGGCGTGCACTTCACCGCCGGTTCGGAGCGCAACGCGATCTCCGGCAACGCCTTCGTCGCCAACCGCACCCAGGTGATGTATGTCGGCACGCGCTACCTCGACTGGGCGGTCGAGGGTCGCGGCAATTACTGGAGCGACAATGCCGCCTTCGACCTTGACGGCGACGGCATCGCCGATGCGCCGTACCGCCCCAACGACATCATCGACCAGGTGGTCTGGCGCGCGCCGGCGGCGAAGTTGCTGATGAACAGCCCCGCGGTACAAGTGGTGCGCTGGGCGCAACGACAATTCCCGGCGATCCATCCCGGCGGCGTCGTCGATTCCGCGCCGCTGATGACGCCCCTGCGCCCGCCAGCACTCGCGCGGCTGGAGGGCGGACAATGA